A single genomic interval of Bacillota bacterium harbors:
- a CDS encoding PilN domain-containing protein, translating to MSRINLLPERETARPRVTPRRFVMIILIEVVVVSAAAFYAYRHFEIRQMDKQIAQIKAQIAGMQQDLDLLSKVEARNGEIQSLIAEARAIESEDLSPGRILREIRGVLPQDTWLSGLKVDPTGQISLDGSTFALESVARTALILEDSHLFEKVRVSSMRLRQVNDTSVYDFSMQMGLQPGR from the coding sequence GTGAGCCGAATAAACCTCCTCCCTGAACGCGAAACGGCGAGACCGCGAGTTACGCCGCGGCGGTTCGTGATGATCATCCTCATTGAGGTGGTCGTAGTGTCAGCCGCGGCGTTCTATGCTTACAGGCACTTCGAGATCAGACAGATGGACAAACAGATCGCCCAGATCAAAGCGCAGATTGCCGGAATGCAGCAGGATCTCGACCTCCTCTCTAAGGTCGAGGCCAGGAACGGAGAGATCCAGAGCCTGATAGCTGAGGCAAGGGCCATCGAATCCGAGGACCTCAGCCCTGGGCGCATACTCAGGGAGATCCGAGGCGTGCTCCCGCAGGACACCTGGCTTTCGGGGCTCAAAGTCGACCCCACGGGCCAGATATCCCTGGATGGGAGCACGTTTGCGTTGGAATCGGTAGCGCGCACAGCGCTCATCCTGGAGGATTCCCACTTGTTCGAGAAGGTCCGAGTGTCAAGCATGAGGCTCAGGCAAGTCAACGACACCTCGGTCTATGATTTCAGCATGCAGATGGGCCTTCAGCCGGGGAGGTGA
- the pilM gene encoding type IV pilus assembly protein PilM produces the protein MALGLFSRRQSSMVGVDIGTSRIKLVELAKRGESVELVRMAVELTPPDTIRDGVVVDPELVAEVLANGLKSGHIKGRQVVAAIAGQGVVVRHVRFPRMPEAELREALKWEGEKYIPFPLDEAVVDFEIMDGPEGAESQEMEVMLVAAQRRIVDSHVRALELAGLKPIAIDVQPFTVLRALTYHPGDSAMGRANGSAATAYLDIGAGTTDIVIAEGQRLRFTRIIPSGGNSFTRAIAERLNIGFEEAERIKIHEAELWEEGPEPPEGTSERARMIHEAVLEVAQDIATDVRRSLDYHDLQLQGRFENAGVTKVIMTGGGSALRGFGKFLESELGLPTTTGDPLSELAVSPRLPGQEDILRLGPMLAVGIGLALREVVPS, from the coding sequence GTGGCACTGGGGCTGTTCTCCCGTCGGCAGAGCAGTATGGTTGGTGTGGATATAGGGACAAGCCGGATCAAGCTGGTCGAACTCGCCAAGCGCGGTGAGTCGGTCGAACTTGTGCGGATGGCCGTGGAACTCACACCTCCCGATACGATTCGCGACGGTGTGGTCGTCGACCCCGAGTTGGTGGCGGAGGTGCTGGCGAACGGGCTCAAGAGCGGCCACATCAAGGGGCGGCAAGTCGTCGCGGCCATCGCGGGGCAGGGTGTTGTGGTCCGCCACGTCAGGTTTCCCCGGATGCCCGAGGCCGAACTGCGGGAAGCACTCAAGTGGGAGGGGGAAAAGTACATACCTTTCCCTCTCGACGAGGCCGTGGTGGATTTCGAGATCATGGATGGGCCCGAGGGCGCGGAGTCACAGGAGATGGAGGTCATGCTCGTGGCGGCTCAGCGCCGGATTGTGGACAGCCACGTACGGGCATTGGAGCTTGCGGGCCTCAAACCAATCGCCATCGACGTCCAGCCGTTCACGGTTCTGAGGGCCTTGACTTATCACCCAGGTGATTCGGCCATGGGGCGGGCGAACGGGAGTGCTGCCACCGCTTACCTGGACATCGGGGCGGGCACCACTGACATAGTCATCGCCGAAGGGCAGAGGCTTCGCTTCACCCGAATAATCCCGAGCGGGGGGAACAGCTTCACCAGGGCCATCGCGGAGAGACTCAACATCGGCTTCGAAGAGGCTGAACGTATCAAGATTCATGAGGCCGAACTGTGGGAGGAGGGCCCTGAGCCTCCAGAAGGCACAAGCGAACGGGCAAGGATGATCCACGAGGCCGTGCTCGAAGTGGCACAGGACATCGCAACAGATGTGCGGAGGTCACTGGACTACCACGACCTCCAGCTTCAGGGCAGGTTCGAGAACGCTGGTGTCACGAAGGTGATCATGACCGGAGGAGGCTCTGCACTCCGCGGCTTCGGCAAGTTCTTAGAGTCTGAGCTGGGCCTGCCTACCACTACCGGAGACCCCCTGAGTGAACTTGCGGTAAGCCCCCGCCTGCCCGGGCAGGAAGACATCCTTCGCCTCGGCCCAATGCTCGCGGTAGGTATCGGGCTTGCGCTAAGAGAGGTGGTTCCTTCGTGA
- a CDS encoding A24 family peptidase encodes MIYGLVGFGVGLVVGSFLNVCIYRLPAGKSIVFPGSACPACGAALGVQDLVPVLSFIWLRGRCRRCGKPISIQYPLVELMTGIMFAVIAAAYGLTTGSLIVAVFACLLTVAAWTDLNTGLIPDRVTLPGLGAGLALSLISPDLTLPGAVAGALISGGVVYLIAVLSRGGMGGGDVKLMAMIGAFLGWRSGLLTLFLGALIGSVVGVTRIALGMQKRREPMPFGPYLALGAVVTIFIGETLLRFLGWT; translated from the coding sequence ATGATTTACGGTCTGGTGGGATTTGGGGTTGGCCTAGTAGTTGGCAGCTTCCTCAATGTCTGCATCTACCGCCTCCCCGCCGGGAAGTCCATAGTCTTCCCAGGCTCGGCCTGTCCGGCGTGCGGGGCGGCTCTTGGGGTCCAGGACTTGGTCCCGGTCTTGAGCTTCATCTGGCTTCGGGGCCGGTGCAGGCGGTGCGGGAAGCCGATATCCATACAGTATCCACTCGTGGAACTGATGACCGGAATCATGTTCGCGGTGATCGCGGCGGCCTACGGCCTGACCACCGGGAGCCTGATCGTCGCGGTTTTTGCGTGTCTACTGACAGTCGCGGCCTGGACTGATCTAAATACCGGGCTCATCCCCGACAGAGTGACCCTGCCTGGGCTTGGCGCAGGGCTTGCGCTCTCTCTGATCAGCCCGGATCTGACCCTGCCCGGCGCGGTGGCCGGCGCCCTCATCTCCGGTGGCGTGGTCTACCTGATCGCCGTCTTGAGCAGGGGAGGCATGGGCGGGGGGGATGTCAAGCTCATGGCGATGATCGGAGCGTTTCTCGGGTGGCGTTCGGGGCTTCTCACCCTTTTCCTGGGCGCTCTCATCGGGTCGGTGGTCGGGGTTACCCGGATCGCCCTGGGCATGCAGAAGCGAAGAGAACCGATGCCCTTCGGGCCGTACTTAGCTCTCGGGGCAGTCGTGACGATATTCATTGGAGAGACTTTGCTGCGATTTCTCGGCTGGACGTAG
- a CDS encoding type II secretion system F family protein, whose amino-acid sequence MPTVAYTYKGRDRAGKLTEGTMEAESAAAVADRLRAQGLIPTVIQEARKFAGATIQTGPSPVAPARRLGLIQLSILSRQLAVMIGAGLPLVQALNILSQQVDKPALRETLNQVRRKVESGETFASSLNQFPGVFPPIFVNLVEAGEASGSLDTVLDRVSKFFEKQVELRNKVKGALVYPCILIGVAAIAIAALMVFVLPTFIDMFKGFNAELPWLTQALYDFGNGIRTLWYIYFTIPVAAGALFLRFITGPGKVWWDTVSLRIPGFGSLIRRGQTAQFTRTFGMLVQSGVPMLQALDLLERLSGNSVVKQAIQSAKVSVRDGSGLARPLRLAKVFPPMLAHMVGVGEETGALDSMLYKVADFYDQEVDYAVKGLTTAIEPAIILVIGVFAGLIVAAIMIPMFNMINIAM is encoded by the coding sequence ATGCCGACTGTCGCCTACACCTACAAAGGCCGTGACAGGGCCGGAAAGCTGACGGAGGGGACCATGGAGGCCGAAAGCGCCGCGGCGGTCGCAGACAGGCTTCGGGCGCAAGGGCTCATACCCACGGTCATCCAGGAGGCAAGGAAGTTCGCTGGAGCCACTATCCAGACCGGACCTTCTCCGGTGGCGCCTGCAAGGCGGCTGGGCCTCATACAGCTCAGCATCCTCTCGCGTCAGCTCGCGGTGATGATCGGGGCCGGGCTCCCGCTGGTGCAGGCCTTGAACATCCTCTCCCAGCAAGTGGACAAGCCAGCCCTGAGGGAGACGCTCAACCAGGTCAGGCGCAAGGTCGAGTCAGGCGAGACCTTTGCGTCTTCGCTGAACCAGTTTCCGGGTGTTTTCCCCCCGATATTCGTCAACCTCGTGGAGGCGGGCGAAGCCTCAGGATCCCTTGACACAGTGCTCGACCGGGTGTCGAAGTTCTTTGAAAAACAGGTGGAGCTGAGGAACAAGGTCAAGGGGGCGTTGGTCTACCCGTGCATCCTCATCGGCGTTGCGGCAATCGCCATCGCCGCCTTAATGGTCTTCGTCCTCCCGACCTTCATTGACATGTTCAAGGGGTTCAACGCTGAACTGCCGTGGCTGACCCAGGCCCTCTACGATTTCGGGAACGGCATCAGGACCCTGTGGTACATTTACTTCACGATCCCGGTCGCCGCGGGTGCTCTGTTCCTCCGTTTCATAACGGGCCCGGGCAAGGTGTGGTGGGATACGGTCTCTCTCAGGATTCCCGGGTTCGGGTCCTTGATCCGAAGAGGCCAGACCGCGCAGTTCACCCGCACCTTTGGAATGCTCGTCCAGAGCGGAGTGCCGATGCTGCAGGCGCTGGATCTTCTCGAGCGTCTGTCCGGCAATTCCGTGGTCAAGCAAGCCATCCAGTCGGCGAAGGTGAGCGTAAGAGACGGGTCTGGACTCGCAAGACCCCTTCGCCTTGCAAAGGTCTTTCCCCCGATGCTCGCGCACATGGTAGGGGTGGGTGAGGAGACAGGCGCGCTCGATTCGATGCTCTACAAAGTGGCTGACTTCTACGACCAGGAAGTCGACTATGCAGTAAAGGGTCTCACAACAGCGATCGAGCCTGCGATCATCCTGGTGATCGGTGTGTTCGCGGGTTTGATAGTGGCGGCGATCATGATACCGATGTTCAACATGATCAACATCGCCATGTAG
- a CDS encoding type IV pilus twitching motility protein PilT, whose amino-acid sequence MTIDELLTEAVGKGASDLHITTGLPPMVRITGALAPLPGHKVVTPADSRELVLSMMKQEQREKYQSLGELDFSYGVAGVGRFRVNAYTQRGSVGAAIRVIPTAIKSIEELGLPAITRSFAQKTRGMVLVTGPTGSGKSTTLAAMIDIINSERSCHIITLEDPIEYLHRHRKSMINQREVGSDTQSFSAALRAALREDPDVILVGEMRDLETTSIALTAAETGHLVLATLHTNDTVQTIDRVIDQFPPHQQQQIRVQLGAVIQGILSQQLMPRADGTGRVIAVEVLVATPAVRNLIREGKTHQIYSVIQTGGKFGMQSLDAALKDLYQRRLITREEALTRATDPEEFRRLTEAFGGY is encoded by the coding sequence GTGACTATCGACGAGCTTCTTACTGAGGCGGTGGGGAAAGGAGCTTCCGATCTTCACATAACCACGGGCCTGCCTCCTATGGTGCGGATAACCGGAGCGCTCGCCCCACTGCCCGGACACAAGGTAGTAACCCCCGCGGACTCCAGAGAACTGGTGCTCTCCATGATGAAGCAGGAGCAACGCGAGAAGTATCAGTCTCTTGGAGAACTCGATTTCTCCTACGGGGTGGCTGGAGTCGGCAGGTTCCGGGTGAATGCTTACACACAGCGGGGCTCCGTGGGCGCCGCGATCAGGGTCATCCCGACAGCCATCAAGTCCATCGAGGAACTAGGGTTGCCCGCGATCACCAGGTCTTTCGCCCAGAAGACCAGAGGCATGGTTCTTGTGACGGGCCCGACGGGAAGTGGGAAATCCACGACCCTGGCGGCGATGATAGACATCATCAACAGCGAGCGGTCATGCCACATAATCACCCTCGAGGACCCAATAGAGTACCTCCACCGCCACCGGAAGTCCATGATCAACCAGCGGGAGGTTGGATCCGACACCCAGTCGTTTTCGGCGGCGCTACGCGCTGCACTCCGGGAAGATCCCGACGTGATCCTGGTTGGGGAGATGCGCGACCTCGAAACCACCTCCATAGCCCTGACTGCCGCGGAGACGGGCCACCTGGTGCTGGCGACTCTACACACCAACGACACCGTGCAGACCATAGACCGCGTAATCGACCAGTTCCCGCCGCACCAGCAGCAACAGATCCGTGTCCAGCTCGGGGCGGTGATACAGGGGATACTTTCCCAGCAGCTGATGCCGAGGGCGGACGGCACAGGCCGGGTGATCGCGGTGGAAGTCCTGGTGGCTACGCCCGCGGTTCGCAACCTGATCCGCGAAGGGAAGACCCACCAGATCTACTCAGTGATCCAGACAGGTGGGAAGTTCGGGATGCAGAGCCTGGACGCGGCGCTTAAGGACCTTTACCAGCGGCGCTTGATCACAAGAGAAGAGGCCCTGACCCGCGCGACGGATCCCGAAGAGTTCAGGCGACTGACAGAGGCATTCGGAGGTTACTGA
- a CDS encoding ATPase, T2SS/T4P/T4SS family, with protein sequence MARQGHQRVGEFLVQIGALTPVQLEEGLEVQRRTGERLGRVLVKLGYITEAHLAGVLEQQLGMKRVSLAEYVVAEDVIKLVPEAMARRYKVLPLEMAGKKLTLAMADPLNVFAIDDIKLTTGLDVNPVIAAEDELTRALDQYYGDSGDLDEVVRDLVTATSDTIEVSEEEEDIGIDRLRELVDEAPVVRLVNMIISQAVRERASDIHVEPQAGSVRVRFRIDGMLREIMRPPRRSHAAIASRFKIMSNMDIAERRVPQDGRVQLKVEGQDIDLRVSTLPTIYGEKVVCRVLFRRGAMVRLEQLGFLPDKLELWYRSLAQPYGIILVTGPTGSGKTQTLYASLNQLNLPEKNIITIEDPVEFRLEGINQVQINPKAGLTFANGLRSMLRQDPDIIMVGEIRDRETAGIAVNAALTGHLVLSTLHTNDAPGAPVRLVDMDVEPFLVASSIICILAQRLVRKICPHCQEEYVPSDETWERWLRITGGMSDQPGLGLPRKLMKGRGCRQCGTTGYSGRTAIHEILMASEKIRLLISSRATSDEIATAARAAGMQRLVEDGAEKVRLGITTIEEVMRVSAGGEV encoded by the coding sequence ATGGCACGGCAGGGCCATCAGAGGGTTGGCGAGTTCTTGGTTCAGATAGGAGCCCTGACCCCGGTCCAGCTCGAAGAGGGGCTGGAGGTCCAGCGGCGCACGGGCGAGCGCCTGGGCCGAGTTCTCGTGAAACTGGGGTACATCACCGAGGCACACCTCGCGGGAGTGCTCGAGCAGCAGCTCGGCATGAAGCGGGTAAGCCTCGCTGAATACGTGGTGGCAGAGGACGTCATAAAGCTCGTCCCGGAGGCGATGGCTCGCAGGTACAAGGTCCTTCCGCTCGAAATGGCGGGCAAGAAGCTCACACTGGCCATGGCAGACCCTCTGAACGTTTTCGCCATTGACGACATCAAGCTCACAACGGGTCTGGACGTGAACCCTGTGATCGCGGCCGAGGACGAGCTGACGAGGGCTCTGGATCAGTACTACGGCGACAGCGGGGACCTCGACGAAGTGGTGCGGGACCTGGTGACTGCCACCAGCGACACCATCGAAGTCTCCGAGGAAGAAGAAGACATCGGGATCGACCGTCTCCGCGAGCTGGTCGATGAAGCCCCGGTCGTCAGGCTTGTGAACATGATCATCTCCCAGGCAGTCCGGGAGAGGGCAAGCGACATTCACGTCGAGCCCCAGGCCGGAAGCGTCCGGGTCAGGTTCAGAATCGACGGGATGCTGAGGGAGATAATGCGCCCACCCCGCAGAAGCCACGCTGCCATTGCGTCCAGGTTCAAGATCATGTCGAACATGGATATCGCAGAGCGCCGGGTACCTCAGGACGGGCGGGTCCAGCTCAAGGTGGAGGGGCAGGACATCGATCTTCGAGTGTCCACTCTCCCGACTATCTACGGGGAGAAGGTTGTCTGCAGGGTGTTGTTCAGGCGGGGGGCCATGGTCCGCCTGGAGCAGCTGGGGTTTCTCCCGGATAAGCTGGAGCTGTGGTACAGAAGTCTTGCACAGCCGTATGGGATCATACTCGTCACAGGGCCGACCGGAAGCGGCAAGACGCAGACCCTCTACGCTTCTCTCAATCAGCTGAACCTGCCCGAGAAGAACATCATCACCATCGAGGATCCGGTGGAGTTCAGGCTGGAGGGGATAAACCAAGTCCAGATCAACCCTAAGGCAGGGTTGACTTTCGCGAACGGGCTGAGGTCCATGCTCCGCCAGGACCCCGACATCATCATGGTGGGCGAGATCCGCGACCGGGAGACCGCCGGGATCGCGGTGAACGCCGCCCTCACAGGCCACCTCGTCCTCTCCACTCTCCACACTAATGACGCCCCGGGCGCCCCCGTCAGGCTCGTAGATATGGACGTGGAGCCTTTCCTCGTGGCATCGTCGATCATATGCATTCTGGCACAGAGGTTGGTCAGGAAGATCTGCCCTCACTGCCAGGAGGAGTACGTCCCGAGCGACGAGACTTGGGAGAGATGGCTTCGGATCACCGGTGGGATGTCTGACCAGCCCGGCCTCGGGCTTCCCAGAAAGCTCATGAAAGGCCGCGGGTGCCGGCAGTGCGGGACTACCGGATACTCGGGTCGCACCGCGATCCATGAGATCCTGATGGCAAGCGAGAAGATCCGCTTGCTCATATCCTCCCGCGCGACGAGCGACGAGATAGCAACGGCGGCGCGCGCTGCCGGGATGCAGCGTCTCGTGGAGGATGGCGCAGAGAAAGTGAGGCTTGGGATAACTACGATTGAGGAGGTCATGAGGGTCTCGGCCGGGGGAGAGGTCTAG
- the coaBC gene encoding bifunctional phosphopantothenoylcysteine decarboxylase/phosphopantothenate--cysteine ligase CoaBC, translating into MNGAKVVLGITGGIAAAKASILASMMSKEGYDVHVIMTKAACEFVTPLTLRTLTGNPVSVELFSDPGQWNVRHVSLAGSADVFVIAPATANFIGKAASGIADDLLTTTVMATGAPVVIAPAMNDGMYSNPIVQRNIGTLQSLGYRFVGPEAGRLACGTVGTGRMAEPEHIFEYVQHVLAGRGRPSLAGLSILVTAGPTYEPIDPVRFIGNRSSGKMGYALAWAAASRGARVVLVSGPSALARPEGVEVVNVETAAQMLEACAAARGCRIVISAAAVADYRPAQASEHKIKKGPGPYTLSLERTDDILATLGAGKGDRVLVGFAAETEDLLENARVKLDSKNLDMIVANLVGGQDSPFGSDTNTVTILRPDTEPERLPPLPKLVLAHEILDRVVGLTAR; encoded by the coding sequence ATGAACGGGGCGAAGGTGGTCCTCGGGATCACCGGTGGGATCGCGGCTGCGAAGGCGTCGATTCTGGCCAGCATGATGTCGAAAGAAGGCTATGATGTTCATGTCATCATGACCAAGGCCGCTTGCGAGTTCGTGACTCCCCTGACCCTTCGCACGCTCACCGGGAACCCGGTGAGCGTAGAATTGTTTTCCGACCCCGGGCAGTGGAATGTCCGGCATGTGTCCCTCGCGGGCAGCGCGGACGTGTTTGTGATCGCTCCAGCCACCGCCAACTTCATAGGGAAAGCCGCGTCCGGGATCGCGGACGATCTTCTCACCACTACCGTCATGGCCACCGGCGCGCCGGTGGTAATTGCCCCCGCTATGAACGATGGCATGTACTCCAATCCGATAGTGCAGCGGAATATCGGGACCCTACAGTCCCTGGGCTATCGGTTTGTGGGGCCCGAGGCCGGCAGACTCGCTTGCGGTACCGTGGGCACGGGCCGGATGGCGGAGCCGGAGCACATCTTCGAGTACGTTCAGCATGTTTTGGCCGGGCGTGGGCGCCCGTCCCTCGCGGGCCTCTCAATCCTAGTCACAGCTGGTCCCACCTACGAGCCAATCGACCCCGTCAGGTTCATCGGGAACAGGTCGTCCGGGAAGATGGGGTACGCACTGGCATGGGCTGCCGCCTCCCGTGGGGCTAGGGTAGTCCTGGTGTCAGGGCCTTCCGCATTGGCCCGGCCGGAGGGCGTGGAAGTGGTCAATGTCGAGACCGCAGCGCAGATGCTCGAGGCTTGCGCCGCCGCCAGAGGATGCCGGATTGTCATTTCCGCGGCAGCGGTAGCCGACTACCGCCCGGCTCAGGCCAGTGAGCACAAGATCAAGAAAGGCCCGGGGCCTTACACCCTCAGCCTCGAGAGGACCGACGACATCCTTGCCACCCTCGGAGCGGGCAAGGGTGACCGAGTCCTGGTGGGGTTCGCAGCCGAAACGGAAGACCTTCTCGAGAACGCCCGAGTGAAGCTCGACTCCAAGAACCTGGACATGATAGTCGCCAACCTCGTAGGGGGGCAGGACTCCCCATTCGGCTCCGACACTAACACCGTCACAATCCTTCGTCCCGACACTGAGCCTGAGCGGCTCCCACCTCTTCCCAAACTCGTGCTGGCCCACGAGATCCTCGACCGCGTGGTCGGCCTCACGGCCCGCTGA
- the rpoZ gene encoding DNA-directed RNA polymerase subunit omega: protein MIRPPLEELITKVDSRYTLVVAAAKRARQIMDAQQKTGEYEPEKPVTRALREISEGTVSYARITPSERLDFGG, encoded by the coding sequence GTGATTCGTCCCCCATTGGAAGAACTCATCACGAAGGTAGACAGCAGGTATACGCTGGTGGTGGCGGCGGCCAAGAGGGCCAGGCAGATCATGGATGCTCAGCAGAAGACTGGGGAATACGAGCCTGAGAAGCCTGTGACCCGCGCCCTTCGAGAGATATCCGAGGGCACTGTCTCCTACGCGCGAATCACCCCGAGCGAGCGCCTGGATTTCGGCGGGTGA